One genomic region from Ammospiza caudacuta isolate bAmmCau1 chromosome 1, bAmmCau1.pri, whole genome shotgun sequence encodes:
- the LOC131556773 gene encoding endogenous retrovirus group K member 6 Gag polyprotein-like, whose protein sequence is MGKLWRVINNELLQFQAEKRAAYQATAAHNCNKEYDQEREFDKESGTPLGHAMRTVSLPASPPPSASQAVSQAVSPATSQAPSQAPQSALLPSAPLPPPPLTSQPPLTSQAPQGAPQGALLPALPQAMHSTSESPILLASQQPWPQTCVPFPKSDQSPGLGNDRAVMIARERRDAWAALAKDAMEKGDQELISLASELACPVIFTPQAGGGIQATISALDWKMLSQLRATVSQFGFKSEPAKQMLDYIFDTSILLINDCHGIVKLIFTQHQQLLFNAHWQALVNECVAVQRQQGDPLHGVTVNELMGLGPFLRTEAQALIGQEKCREAMRLVRLAIERVKEPGGIPVYMGIKQGREESFGAFIDRAAAAIERAGVAEFMRGALLKQCAIQNCNSTARNILNTLGANWTIEEALERMALVPTGQQALVVDAIKQLGVGLQEQAKSSQNQVLAALAPLQASAAFAASNKKGRMKCYRCGGFGHTRQECQATGIWCQKCRMDNHHTSACKRRSGNFSRSTYSRSSRAQTQVAAAEIQPPRAFNPPQQGTSNPPQQAVSNPPQPGASNPPPQGASAWTWQPQ, encoded by the coding sequence ACAATTGTAATAAAGAATACGATCAAGAGAGGGAGTTTGATAAAGAGTCAGGGACTCCTCTCGGCCATGCAATGAGGACGGTTTCATTACCGGCCTCGCCACCTCCCTCGGCAAGCCAGGCTGTGAGCCAGGCTGTGAGTCCGGCTACAAGCCAGGCTCCGAGCCAAGCTCCGCAGAGCGCTTTACTACCCTCCGCGCCGCTTCCACCGCCTCCTTTAACGAGCCAGCCCCCCCTAACGAGCCAAGCTCCACAGGGTgctccgcagggtgctttaTTGCCCGCTTTGCCGCAGGCTATGCATAGCACTTCTGAGTCTCCCATATTGCTTGCATCGCAGCAGCCATGGCCACAAACGTGTGTCCCGTTCCCGAAAAGTGATCAGAGCCCTGGGTTGGGAAACGATCGAGCGGTGATGATTGCACGGGAAAGACGGGATGCGTGGGCAGCTCTTGCCAAAGATGCAATGGAGAAGGGAGACCAGGAGTTGATAAGCTTAGCGAGCGAACTGGCTTGTCCGGTTATTTTCACCCCCCAGGCTGGCGGAGGTATTCAAGCGACAATTAGTGCTTTAGATTGGAAGATGTTATCTCAGTTGCGAGCTACTGTTAgccagtttggctttaaaagcgAACCAGCCAAGCAAATGCTCGACTATATTTTTGACACTAGTATTCTTCTTATTAATGATTGTCATGGCatagttaaattaatctttacccAACATCAGCAATTGCTTTTTAACGCCCATTGGCAAGCATTAGTAAATGAATGTGTGGCAGTACAAAGACAGCAGGGTGACCCCCTCCATGGCGTTACTGTTAACGAGCTTATGGGTCTGGGACCTTTCCTTCGCACTGAGGCACAAGCTTTAATAGGTCAGGAAAAGTGCCGGGAGGCAATGAGGTTAGTCAGACTAGCAATAGAAAGAGTAAAGGAACCAGGAGGAATACCAGTATATATGGGAATTAAGCAAGGTAGAGAGGAATCATTTGGTGCTTTTATTGatagagctgctgctgcaattgAAAGGGCTGGAGTGGCAGAATTTATGCGCGGGGCCCTTCTCAAGCAGTGTGCGATCCAAAATTGTAATTCTACCGCTAGAAACATACTTAATACCTTAGGAGCAAATTGGACTATAGAGGAGGCATTAGAGAGGATGGCTCTTGTGCCAACCGGGCAGCAGGCTTTAGTGGTAGACGCAATTAAACAGCTAGGAGTAGGGttgcaagaacaggcaaagtcGTCTCAGAATCAGGTTTTAGCCGCACTTGCACCTCTTCAAGCGTCAGCCGCATTTGCAGCATCAAATAAAAAGGGCCGCATGAAATGTTATCGCTGCGGAGGCTTTGGCCATACGCGCCAGGAGTGCCAGGCTACTGGAATCTGGTGCCAGAAATGCCGTATGGATAACCATCATACAAGCGCTTGTAAGCGGAGGTCAGGAAACTTCTCCCGGAGCACGTATTCCCGCAGCAGCCGTGCCCAGACACAAGTTGCCGCTGCAGAGATTCAACCCCCCCGCGCCTTCAACCCTCCACAGCAGGGAACCTCCAACCCTCCGCAGCAGGCAGTTTCCAACCCGCCGCAGCCGGGAGCCTCCAACCCGCCACCGCAGGGAGCCTCGGCATGGACCTGGCAGCCGCAGTAG